Proteins co-encoded in one Papaver somniferum cultivar HN1 chromosome 5, ASM357369v1, whole genome shotgun sequence genomic window:
- the LOC113280261 gene encoding uncharacterized protein LOC113280261 translates to MRKHSMKVNSEKCTFGVTSGKFLGYLVTKRGIEVDPAKIQAIVEMPSPKNLKEVQKLNGSLAALGRFISRSSDKCKHFFNILKKGNKFAWTTECEEAFHKIKDYLDTIPILPKPDPDEVLALYIAATEDAVSQFWLKPTRRDVDSDVRLTRESQLVILQIGFQYNVYDETLSSYMALVHTLAAQAPNIKFRHLCRKDLRHDDALAYILSMVKDENVKSIKITRVYEPSILPQQSFATNCEDDVEEDIDDDAGEDIAGDFVEDNIVARSKEDENFNNEED, encoded by the exons ATGAGAAAACACAGCATGAAGGTAAATTCTGAAAAATGCACATTCGGTGTCACATCCGGGAAGTTCCTTGGGTATctagtaacaaaaaggggcatcgaggtcgACCCGGCCAAGATCCAAGCCATCGTGGAAATGCCTTCCCCGAAGAACTTGAAAGAAGTACAAAAGCTTAACGGATCACTGGCAGCATTGGGAAGATTCATCTCTAGATCATCGGACAAATGCAAGCACTTCTTCAATATCCTCAAAAAGGGAAATAAATTTGCATGGACCACTGAATGTGAAGAAgcttttcataaaatcaaggattaCTTGGATACAATCCCGATCCTCCCAAAACCAGATCCCGATGAAGTGTTAGCTCTCTACATAGCAGCaaccgaagacgcagtcagccagttctggttaaaaccaacacgaag AGATGTGGATTCAGATGTACGTTTGACAAGAGAATCACAGCTTGTCATTCTCCAAATAGGCTTTcaatataatgtgtacgatgagaCCCTCTCTTCGTATATGGCCTTGGTTCATACCCTAGCAGCACAAGCGCCCAATATCAAGTTTAGACATCTGTGCAGAAAAGACCTGAGGCATGATGACGCTTTAGCATACATATTATCTATGGTGAAGGATGAAAATGTCAAATCCATCAAGATAACCAGAGTATACGAACCGTCGATTCTTCCGCAACAATCCTTCGCTACAAATTGTGAAGACGATGTAGAGGAGGATATAGACGATGATGCAGGGGAAGACATAGCCGGTGACTTCGTGGAAGATAATATCGTGGCAAGGTCAAAGGAAGATGAAAACTTCAATAATGAAGAAGATTGA